The following are encoded in a window of Bacillus sp. SORGH_AS_0510 genomic DNA:
- a CDS encoding helix-turn-helix domain-containing protein → MSGISFGNELKKIRKSAGISSKVLSQKVNKAVTYVSQLERGLIKKPDFETCLQILLELDFKETEAIRTLNYFDIKSPEQEKAELDWVIKQAERTYEEEEMKYKTGFYTNKIEKISNKNQEVIDRLRDNLDLFVKHDLTRAEKVLSNLISIFENEENFDFFCSVFENDFSNLSSSERNKLLSVITNYVRKANTDKIINSDEFTKEE, encoded by the coding sequence TTGAGTGGTATTAGTTTTGGAAATGAACTTAAAAAAATAAGAAAATCAGCAGGTATTTCTTCTAAAGTGCTTTCTCAAAAGGTTAATAAAGCCGTTACATATGTGTCTCAACTTGAAAGAGGATTGATTAAAAAACCAGATTTTGAAACTTGTCTACAAATATTATTGGAGTTGGATTTTAAGGAAACAGAAGCTATAAGGACCCTCAATTATTTTGACATTAAATCTCCTGAGCAGGAAAAAGCTGAACTAGATTGGGTAATTAAACAGGCAGAAAGAACCTATGAAGAAGAAGAAATGAAATATAAAACAGGCTTTTACACCAATAAAATCGAGAAAATCTCTAACAAAAATCAAGAAGTTATCGATCGATTACGGGATAATCTAGATTTATTTGTGAAACATGACCTTACAAGAGCAGAAAAAGTCCTTTCTAATCTTATTTCTATCTTTGAAAATGAAGAGAATTTTGATTTCTTTTGTTCTGTGTTTGAAAATGATTTTTCTAACTTATCTTCATCAGAAAGAAACAAATTACTTTCAGTAATAACAAACTATGTTAGAAAGGCAAATACAGACAAAATAATTAATTCAGATGAATTTACTAAGGAGGAATAA
- a CDS encoding phage/plasmid replication protein gives MFDTVTLIAFDIEINPNQLEGIIPFTFMDNDDGTFISRFSFTKERISYKYNLQKRILKIELSIPKLIFGTNTKMVTESDIEDFWSKLDMLIRKHLNTKISKEQWIVMRLDISHNFKVDDVRAYISEINKKAISKRTKVTYNDNETVIFRNKSSSICFYDKEKECINKKEPQNVIENAKGILRLEIRPATYHLKEHSPRRIAVELISKDFFTYIIEKFNINDLLKQHKETEDRNLFKGLNVMKVADIEKVLAFKMLVEKIGEKTLLEKGYYKEGTFRNRKELLEEYNKYIRNGTEETELYISLD, from the coding sequence ATGTTTGATACTGTAACACTAATAGCCTTTGATATAGAAATAAATCCAAACCAACTAGAGGGGATTATTCCATTCACATTCATGGATAATGATGATGGAACTTTCATTAGTAGATTTTCTTTTACCAAAGAACGAATCAGTTATAAATATAATTTGCAAAAAAGAATACTTAAAATAGAGTTATCTATTCCAAAGTTAATTTTTGGTACAAATACTAAAATGGTAACGGAATCTGATATTGAGGACTTTTGGAGTAAGCTAGATATGTTAATCAGAAAACATTTAAATACCAAAATTAGTAAAGAGCAATGGATAGTAATGCGATTGGACATTTCACATAATTTTAAGGTTGATGACGTAAGAGCATACATAAGCGAAATTAATAAAAAAGCTATCTCTAAAAGGACAAAAGTTACGTATAACGATAATGAGACAGTTATTTTTAGAAATAAAAGTAGCTCGATCTGTTTTTACGATAAAGAAAAAGAATGTATTAACAAGAAAGAGCCACAAAATGTTATAGAAAATGCTAAGGGTATTTTAAGACTTGAAATAAGACCAGCTACTTACCATTTAAAAGAACATTCACCTAGAAGAATAGCAGTCGAATTGATAAGCAAAGATTTTTTTACTTACATAATTGAAAAGTTTAATATAAATGATTTACTTAAACAGCATAAAGAAACAGAAGATAGAAACTTATTCAAGGGTTTAAATGTAATGAAAGTAGCCGATATTGAAAAAGTCCTAGCTTTTAAAATGTTAGTTGAAAAAATTGGAGAGAAAACACTTCTGGAAAAAGGCTATTACAAAGAGGGAACTTTTAGGAACAGAAAAGAACTTTTAGAAGAATATAATAAGTACATAAGAAATGGCACTGAGGAAACCGAACTTTACATATCGTTGGACTAA
- a CDS encoding TetR family transcriptional regulator, which yields MDIIETILYSKPSSNNNVELIDCDWSDNYGLLLILEKNRKFIVKIGGTQLSLNNINITCDFPLIRWIDHNRFLIADARNDSKRENLYILNTEGKIQNSFYCGDGIEDIVISKEGIWISYFDEGVFGSGISTEGLVLFSYNGTPTFRYHSDLLDRPYIVDCYAICKGKSPSLWLFPYTDFPLLCVNPAKKTLESYKVPKVLHGSNALCVRGKFGYFFDRYNSNGELYCWEIGKSRPQLIGKIKGSTRGLDTRESNHFISIDESNVKVYRIINHKEYE from the coding sequence ATGGACATTATTGAAACCATTTTGTACTCAAAACCATCAAGTAATAACAATGTTGAATTAATTGATTGTGATTGGAGCGACAACTATGGATTATTATTGATATTAGAAAAGAACAGAAAATTTATAGTAAAAATAGGTGGCACTCAATTAAGTCTTAATAATATTAATATCACTTGTGATTTTCCGTTAATTAGATGGATTGACCATAATCGTTTCCTAATTGCCGACGCACGTAATGATAGCAAAAGAGAAAATCTGTATATTTTAAATACTGAAGGTAAAATTCAAAACTCCTTTTACTGTGGAGATGGTATTGAAGATATAGTGATAAGTAAAGAAGGTATTTGGATTAGTTATTTTGACGAAGGTGTGTTTGGAAGTGGAATTTCAACTGAAGGTCTTGTACTTTTTTCCTATAATGGTACTCCAACATTTAGATACCATAGTGACTTATTAGATAGACCATATATTGTCGACTGTTACGCTATCTGTAAAGGCAAATCTCCTTCATTATGGCTTTTTCCTTATACTGATTTTCCTTTGCTTTGCGTAAATCCAGCTAAAAAAACTCTAGAATCTTACAAAGTGCCTAAAGTCTTACATGGCTCAAATGCTCTTTGTGTAAGAGGAAAATTTGGATACTTTTTTGATAGATACAATTCTAATGGTGAACTATATTGTTGGGAGATTGGCAAAAGCCGTCCTCAACTAATAGGTAAAATTAAAGGTAGCACAAGAGGATTAGATACAAGAGAATCAAATCACTTTATATCAATAGATGAGAGTAATGTAAAAGTCTATAGGATAATAAATCATAAAGAATATGAGTAA
- a CDS encoding recombinase family protein → MKIGYARVSTLEQSLDLQLDALEKAGCEKIYHEKMSGMKDDRPELQKLISYARKGDVLVVYKLDRLGRSTKRLIELSEELQEQGIELVSIRDSIDTTTAVGKAMFKMLAVLAEMERDLISERTRAGLESARARGRNGGRPKKDNRQVEKALKLYDTKQYTVSEIEDMTDVSKATLYREIKKRKTPIT, encoded by the coding sequence ATGAAAATTGGATATGCAAGAGTAAGCACTCTAGAACAGTCATTGGACCTACAATTAGACGCATTAGAGAAAGCAGGATGTGAAAAGATTTATCACGAAAAAATGAGTGGTATGAAAGATGATAGACCTGAGCTTCAAAAATTAATCTCCTATGCAAGAAAAGGTGATGTATTAGTTGTTTATAAACTCGATCGACTTGGACGTTCTACAAAGAGGTTAATTGAGTTATCAGAAGAACTTCAAGAACAAGGAATTGAACTAGTAAGTATAAGGGATAGCATAGACACAACTACAGCAGTAGGAAAGGCAATGTTTAAAATGTTGGCTGTATTAGCTGAAATGGAACGAGATTTAATCTCAGAACGAACTAGAGCAGGTCTTGAGAGTGCTAGAGCAAGAGGAAGAAATGGTGGTAGACCTAAGAAGGATAACAGACAGGTTGAAAAGGCTTTAAAATTATATGACACAAAGCAATACACAGTAAGTGAAATAGAGGATATGACAGATGTTTCAAAAGCTACTTTGTATAGAGAAATAAAGAAAAGGAAAACACCAATTACCTAA
- a CDS encoding AAA family ATPase yields MVFKLKRNPFTNLPLDNPRIFAGREKEIFYMVNSLYQTQFGKPKHVFVSGERGIGKSSYVKQIELIANGDTTLMDKIGIESADVDFRFLVGKHICLETNTLEEIVDSIIQNLKNKLLMLPSFKDKAFNIDVEFNFGIVKTILKAESEAEHISPDIINKFSNLLKRISDKTSHSHSGILIIIDELDRVVDKINFGSFFKALTEKLIDDGANNVSIILVGINGAMGTMENQHSSIRRAFHEIEIPLLEDDKRKDIVVSALNEVDTTVDNDVLDEVSKISDGFPAPIHVVGESMFDEDTDSHIDIKDFESGLSNVVKYIKKAELNDKLKGAGWGRTPQILKIMATYEGDVVPISYINEKLGVDHPKHYSTNLSNLLKSDLIIKIDRGLYKIKDQLLKTYIKNVAVLEEVEEEESDE; encoded by the coding sequence ATGGTATTTAAATTAAAAAGAAACCCATTTACTAATCTACCATTAGATAATCCTAGGATTTTTGCAGGTAGAGAAAAAGAAATATTTTATATGGTGAACTCTTTATATCAAACACAATTTGGCAAGCCAAAGCACGTTTTTGTAAGTGGTGAAAGAGGAATAGGAAAAAGTTCTTATGTGAAACAAATTGAATTAATTGCTAATGGTGACACTACTCTAATGGATAAGATCGGTATAGAGAGTGCTGATGTAGATTTTAGGTTTTTAGTAGGAAAACATATCTGTCTGGAAACAAATACCTTAGAGGAAATTGTGGATTCAATTATTCAAAACTTAAAAAATAAATTATTAATGTTACCTAGTTTTAAGGACAAAGCTTTCAATATTGACGTTGAGTTTAATTTCGGTATTGTAAAGACTATTTTAAAGGCAGAGAGTGAAGCAGAACATATATCACCAGATATTATTAATAAATTTTCAAACCTTTTAAAAAGAATTTCCGATAAGACCTCACATAGCCATTCAGGTATTTTGATAATAATTGACGAATTAGACAGGGTCGTTGATAAAATAAATTTTGGTTCCTTCTTTAAAGCATTAACAGAAAAGTTAATTGACGATGGTGCAAATAATGTGAGTATTATACTTGTAGGAATAAACGGAGCAATGGGTACAATGGAAAATCAACACTCATCTATTAGAAGAGCCTTTCATGAAATTGAAATTCCGTTATTGGAAGATGATAAAAGAAAGGATATTGTGGTAAGTGCATTAAATGAGGTTGATACAACAGTAGATAATGATGTGTTAGATGAAGTATCAAAAATATCAGACGGATTTCCTGCTCCAATTCATGTAGTGGGAGAAAGTATGTTTGATGAAGACACGGATTCACATATCGATATTAAAGATTTCGAAAGTGGTTTAAGTAATGTTGTAAAGTATATAAAGAAAGCTGAATTAAATGATAAGCTTAAAGGAGCTGGCTGGGGAAGAACTCCTCAAATTTTAAAAATAATGGCAACTTACGAGGGTGACGTAGTTCCGATATCTTATATAAATGAAAAACTAGGCGTTGACCATCCAAAACACTATAGCACTAATCTCAGTAACTTATTAAAATCAGATTTAATAATCAAAATAGATAGAGGTTTATATAAGATAAAAGACCAACTTCTAAAAACATATATTAAAAATGTAGCTGTTTTAGAAGAAGTTGAAGAAGAAGAAAGTGATGAATAA
- a CDS encoding TetR/AcrR family transcriptional regulator, protein MPRNKYPEITEKRILDTATKLFMEKGWEETTIQDIVDELGDLTRGAFYHHFKSKDDIIDAVLSQLATENDPFKKAKNFSGLNGLEKLRMAFLMSFENIGQLEAVKTIPTILNNPKLIAKQLQDCVKYGGPDILAFIEEGVIDGSISVQYPKQTSETFMLLTNIWLSPIIFSVDTEEYLLKAKHLQELFNSIGLPVIDDQILDTLELFHRSILNI, encoded by the coding sequence TTGCCAAGAAATAAATATCCAGAAATAACAGAAAAGAGAATTTTAGATACAGCAACGAAGTTGTTTATGGAAAAGGGATGGGAAGAAACTACCATTCAAGATATTGTAGATGAATTGGGTGATTTAACCAGAGGCGCATTTTACCATCATTTTAAGTCTAAAGACGATATAATAGACGCTGTTCTCAGTCAACTGGCAACTGAAAACGACCCATTCAAAAAGGCTAAAAACTTCTCTGGTTTAAACGGACTAGAAAAGTTGAGAATGGCATTTTTAATGTCTTTTGAAAATATTGGCCAATTAGAAGCCGTTAAAACGATACCAACGATCCTAAACAATCCCAAATTGATTGCCAAACAATTACAGGATTGTGTGAAGTATGGGGGCCCCGACATTCTCGCCTTTATCGAAGAAGGGGTAATAGATGGGTCTATTTCTGTTCAATATCCTAAGCAGACATCTGAAACATTTATGCTGCTGACCAATATATGGCTAAGTCCTATAATCTTTTCAGTGGATACGGAAGAATATCTATTAAAGGCAAAACATTTACAAGAATTATTTAATAGTATCGGACTTCCAGTGATTGATGACCAGATACTTGATACCCTTGAATTATTTCATAGATCTATTTTAAATATCTAA
- a CDS encoding ABC transporter ATP-binding protein, whose product MDYEFAVKISGLVKTFNQKEVIRNCNMTVSKGSVYGLLGVNGAGKTTIFKLLLGLLHPTAGHIEIFGKDIRVGKNNILRDVGSMIETPIFYEHLSAIENLEIHLSYMGIQNTDIQKTLEIVGLHDIGNQPVAQFSLGMRQRLGIARAIIHHPKLLILDEPINGLDPVGIREMRELFQELVKKHDITILVSSHILNEIEQISDVIGIIEEGSIIKEVELSNIERDIADGLEGYFFSIVNGGMK is encoded by the coding sequence GTGGATTATGAATTTGCTGTAAAAATATCTGGATTAGTAAAGACATTCAATCAAAAAGAAGTCATAAGAAATTGTAACATGACCGTTTCAAAAGGAAGCGTTTATGGACTACTGGGTGTAAATGGAGCTGGAAAGACAACAATTTTTAAACTGCTATTAGGATTACTTCATCCCACTGCCGGACACATAGAGATTTTCGGCAAGGATATTCGAGTTGGTAAAAATAATATTCTAAGGGATGTGGGAAGCATGATCGAAACTCCCATTTTTTATGAACATTTATCCGCTATTGAAAATTTAGAAATTCATCTTTCCTATATGGGTATTCAAAATACAGATATTCAAAAAACATTAGAAATCGTTGGGTTACATGATATAGGTAATCAACCTGTTGCTCAATTTTCTCTAGGTATGCGTCAGCGTCTTGGGATAGCAAGAGCAATCATCCATCATCCAAAACTTTTAATTTTGGATGAACCGATTAACGGGCTGGATCCAGTGGGAATACGAGAAATGAGGGAGCTCTTTCAAGAACTTGTAAAAAAACATGATATAACTATACTTGTTTCCAGTCATATATTAAATGAAATCGAACAAATCTCAGATGTTATAGGAATTATAGAAGAAGGAAGCATTATTAAAGAAGTAGAGTTATCCAATATCGAAAGGGATATTGCAGATGGCTTAGAAGGATATTTTTTTAGTATAGTAAATGGAGGAATGAAATAA
- a CDS encoding ABC transporter permease: MINLLQLELKKNNIRTYIISASIVGFCMLGIIYLFAYAPKIEPKDPDMKMFAGYGNIIPLFNTISMFAFSLLSSVMFSKIVIEEYAGKRTVLLFSYPISRSKVFLAKISLVSLFVATAMITSSIIIFIIFGISESISPVVDGNITFEIIKRAAKTTFFMSISAVSVGIISMAIGFIKKSIPTTIISAVLLCSLLSNIVAGSISTDSPMVIFTIILVLISVLVINIMTRTINCMEV, encoded by the coding sequence ATGATTAACCTATTGCAACTTGAATTGAAAAAGAACAATATTCGTACATACATTATTTCAGCCTCTATCGTTGGATTTTGTATGTTAGGAATAATATATCTATTTGCCTATGCTCCAAAGATTGAGCCCAAAGACCCAGACATGAAAATGTTTGCAGGATATGGAAATATCATTCCATTATTTAACACGATTTCTATGTTTGCTTTCAGCTTATTATCATCAGTAATGTTTTCTAAAATAGTAATTGAAGAATATGCAGGGAAACGCACCGTTCTGCTATTCTCTTACCCTATCAGTAGAAGCAAGGTCTTTCTGGCAAAAATATCTTTGGTTTCACTGTTTGTGGCAACTGCAATGATCACCTCAAGTATAATCATATTTATTATTTTTGGTATTAGTGAATCCATTTCCCCTGTGGTAGACGGAAACATCACTTTTGAAATTATAAAAAGGGCTGCCAAAACCACATTTTTTATGTCTATTTCAGCTGTTAGTGTTGGAATTATCTCTATGGCAATCGGCTTTATAAAAAAATCTATACCTACCACTATTATATCCGCAGTCTTGCTTTGCTCTCTATTAAGTAACATCGTGGCAGGGTCTATATCTACGGATAGTCCAATGGTGATTTTTACAATAATTCTTGTATTGATCAGTGTTCTTGTCATCAACATAATGACAAGAACGATTAACTGCATGGAGGTATAA
- a CDS encoding acyltransferase — MNRLLYLDWLRVCATICVVIIHVCAAGYVGTLQPDGETTWFIGNFFETISRWAVPGFVMISGALLLKDQREMSYWDFLMKRASKVIIPFVGWSVLFYVYGAYKGYFPLSIKSAIKAFINNGITYHFWFFYMIIGLYLITPLLKVFVKHAQKHHIEYFLILWLYASVITGLSNFLFGMKFSLELEYVTGYVGYFLLGYYLSYFEIKKFWRRLSYFGLGIGILSLFFLTYHYTLVNGGKLSQYWYGYFSPSVFLISAGLFILFRYNFNKLSLPIIFSPINKASLGIYILHYWLMNNYLWKVFPQVNANFHQVLVIPINIIITFVLSALITIVLQRIPIVKKLVP; from the coding sequence ATGAATAGACTATTATATTTGGATTGGCTACGGGTGTGCGCGACAATTTGTGTGGTTATTATTCATGTATGTGCTGCTGGTTATGTAGGAACGCTACAACCAGACGGGGAAACGACTTGGTTTATAGGGAATTTTTTTGAAACTATTTCGCGTTGGGCTGTCCCAGGATTTGTTATGATTAGTGGTGCTCTGTTATTGAAAGATCAACGAGAAATGTCGTATTGGGACTTTTTAATGAAACGTGCGAGTAAGGTAATAATTCCTTTTGTGGGATGGAGTGTTTTATTTTATGTTTACGGAGCATATAAGGGTTATTTCCCATTATCAATTAAGAGTGCTATAAAAGCTTTTATAAATAATGGTATAACCTATCACTTTTGGTTTTTTTATATGATAATTGGATTATATCTAATTACCCCTCTATTAAAGGTGTTTGTAAAGCATGCTCAAAAGCATCATATAGAATACTTTTTAATCCTGTGGTTATATGCATCAGTAATTACAGGATTATCCAACTTTTTGTTTGGGATGAAATTTTCTTTGGAACTAGAATATGTAACTGGTTATGTTGGTTATTTCCTACTCGGGTATTACCTTAGTTATTTTGAAATCAAAAAGTTTTGGAGAAGACTTTCATATTTTGGATTAGGTATTGGTATTCTTTCATTATTCTTTTTAACTTACCATTACACACTAGTAAATGGCGGAAAACTTAGCCAGTATTGGTATGGGTACTTTTCACCATCTGTATTCCTTATCTCAGCCGGCTTGTTTATATTATTTCGATATAACTTTAATAAGCTATCTCTACCAATAATATTTTCACCGATAAATAAAGCTAGTTTAGGAATTTATATTCTTCATTATTGGTTAATGAATAATTATTTATGGAAGGTATTCCCACAAGTTAATGCTAATTTCCACCAAGTATTGGTTATTCCAATAAATATTATAATTACTTTTGTGCTAAGTGCGTTAATTACAATAGTTTTACAACGTATTCCAATTGTGAAAAAATTGGTACCTTAA
- a CDS encoding malate:quinone oxidoreductase translates to MSNIQTKTDVILIGAGIMSATLGSLLKELAPDWEIKVFEKLESAGEESSNEWNNAGTGHAALCELNYTSEKPDGSIDISKAVKINEQFQLSRQFWSYLVNSNQIRNPQDFIMPIPHMSFVQGEKNVSFLKNRFKALSNNPLFQGMEYSDDPKKLKEWIPLIMEGRTSNEPIAATKIDSGTDVNFGALTRMLFDHLKKQNVEIKYNHQVDDIKRTSDGLWELKVWNMATGNIERHSAKFVFIGGGGGSLPLLQKTGIPESKHIGGFPVSGLFMVCNNPEVAAQHHAKVYGKAKVGAPPMSVPHLDTRFIDNKKTLLFGPFAGFSPKFLKTGSNMDLIGSVKPNNLFTMLAAGVKEMALTKYLIQQVLLSNEKRMEELREFIPNAKSEDWDIVVAGQRVQVIKDTEAGMGTLQFGTEVVSAADGSVAALLGASPGASTAVHVMLEVLEKCFPQHFEEWESKIVEMIPSYGMSLVENPELFQKINTSTAKTLELGDRELVHS, encoded by the coding sequence ATGAGCAACATACAGACAAAGACAGACGTAATCTTAATTGGTGCAGGTATCATGAGCGCGACTTTGGGATCCTTATTGAAGGAGTTAGCTCCTGATTGGGAAATCAAAGTATTTGAAAAGCTCGAAAGCGCTGGAGAAGAAAGCTCTAACGAATGGAATAATGCGGGTACTGGCCACGCTGCACTGTGCGAGCTTAACTACACAAGCGAAAAGCCGGACGGCTCTATAGACATTAGCAAAGCGGTAAAAATTAACGAACAGTTTCAACTTTCAAGACAGTTCTGGTCTTATCTTGTAAACAGCAATCAAATTCGTAATCCGCAGGACTTTATTATGCCGATTCCACATATGAGTTTCGTGCAAGGTGAAAAGAACGTTTCCTTTTTGAAAAACAGATTTAAAGCGCTTTCTAACAATCCATTATTCCAAGGAATGGAATATTCAGATGACCCTAAAAAACTGAAGGAATGGATTCCGCTTATTATGGAAGGCCGTACTTCAAATGAACCAATAGCTGCCACAAAAATTGATTCAGGAACGGATGTAAACTTCGGTGCATTAACACGCATGTTGTTTGACCACTTAAAGAAACAAAATGTTGAAATCAAATACAACCATCAAGTGGATGATATCAAACGTACCAGCGATGGTTTATGGGAACTCAAGGTGTGGAATATGGCTACAGGTAACATTGAACGCCACTCCGCAAAATTTGTTTTTATCGGTGGTGGAGGCGGAAGTTTGCCATTATTACAAAAAACTGGTATTCCTGAATCAAAACATATCGGTGGTTTTCCAGTAAGTGGACTATTTATGGTATGTAACAATCCAGAGGTAGCGGCGCAGCATCATGCAAAAGTGTACGGTAAAGCTAAGGTTGGCGCTCCACCAATGTCTGTTCCACATCTTGATACTAGATTCATTGATAACAAAAAAACCTTGCTGTTTGGGCCGTTTGCCGGTTTCTCACCAAAGTTCTTAAAAACAGGTTCAAATATGGATTTGATTGGTTCTGTTAAGCCAAATAACCTTTTCACCATGTTAGCTGCAGGCGTTAAGGAAATGGCGTTGACGAAGTACTTGATTCAGCAAGTATTGTTATCAAACGAAAAGCGGATGGAAGAATTAAGAGAGTTTATCCCTAATGCGAAAAGTGAGGATTGGGATATTGTTGTAGCTGGTCAACGCGTACAGGTGATCAAAGATACTGAGGCTGGCATGGGAACCCTGCAATTTGGTACGGAAGTAGTTAGTGCGGCGGATGGCTCGGTAGCAGCCTTGTTAGGAGCCTCACCTGGTGCTTCAACTGCTGTACACGTTATGCTCGAGGTATTAGAAAAATGCTTCCCGCAACACTTTGAAGAATGGGAATCGAAAATAGTGGAAATGATCCCATCCTATGGTATGTCACTAGTAGAAAATCCAGAGCTTTTCCAAAAAATTAATACTTCCACAGCTAAGACACTTGAACTCGGCGATCGGGAATTGGTTCATAGTTAA
- a CDS encoding L,D-transpeptidase family protein, translating into MESAVKESVQELGQRRAKSPKWPKKWKVVTPSIIIIVVLGFAALSYYQANHFNAHIKINGIKVGGLTAEQALNKLQTADLRNVVYVGEKQILDGKDTKMAFTKGDLAGIKQLLKEQWTFFPSTKAKDDSLLPAKKDHYRSHVMKQQVEETLAAMNKNLLAPIDAKAKLKQGKIIITKSNNGQQYDVASLLKDYEKQRYTSEIHLKPAFNQPIKEDSAIVKNEQKKLQELLQQTVEYKVQDKVYSLKGSELIKNASVSEDMKATIEASDIKNKIAEINHSQSTLNKNFSFKTHSGSVISVKGQGYGWALDVDKEATRLLAAFEKGDKAISASNIIGHGWKGEGYGYETTANNGIGDTYAEVSIAEQRIWIYKKGKLVVTTNVVTGKHSTGNDTSKGVWYILYKRSPSILTGRELGGAKTYSAEVNYWAPFTNDGQGFHDASWRSNWSSNAYLNAGSHGCVNTPPNQMKIVYENLSTYEPVVIY; encoded by the coding sequence ATGGAAAGTGCAGTAAAGGAATCAGTTCAGGAGTTGGGCCAAAGAAGGGCGAAATCGCCTAAGTGGCCAAAAAAGTGGAAGGTTGTTACACCTAGTATCATCATTATAGTTGTTCTCGGATTTGCGGCACTTAGCTATTATCAGGCAAACCACTTTAATGCACACATCAAAATAAATGGCATAAAAGTAGGTGGACTGACGGCTGAGCAGGCACTAAACAAATTGCAAACAGCAGATCTAAGAAATGTAGTCTATGTCGGTGAAAAGCAAATTTTAGATGGAAAAGATACAAAGATGGCTTTTACAAAAGGGGATTTAGCAGGGATCAAACAATTATTAAAAGAACAGTGGACATTTTTCCCCTCAACTAAGGCAAAAGATGATTCCTTGCTACCTGCAAAAAAAGATCACTACCGCAGTCATGTGATGAAACAACAAGTGGAAGAAACTCTCGCTGCCATGAATAAAAATTTACTAGCACCTATCGATGCAAAGGCAAAGTTAAAACAAGGTAAGATTATTATTACAAAAAGTAATAACGGCCAGCAGTATGATGTCGCTAGTCTGTTAAAAGACTATGAGAAGCAGAGATATACAAGTGAGATTCATCTGAAGCCGGCCTTCAATCAGCCTATTAAAGAAGACAGTGCGATTGTCAAAAATGAACAGAAAAAACTTCAAGAACTCTTGCAACAAACGGTTGAATATAAAGTTCAAGATAAAGTTTATTCTTTAAAAGGCAGTGAATTAATCAAGAATGCCTCTGTTTCAGAAGATATGAAGGCTACGATTGAAGCAAGTGATATTAAAAATAAGATTGCTGAAATTAACCATTCACAATCCACATTAAATAAGAATTTCTCTTTCAAAACACACTCAGGTTCAGTCATTTCAGTAAAGGGGCAAGGGTACGGCTGGGCTTTAGATGTGGACAAAGAGGCAACAAGGCTTTTAGCCGCTTTTGAAAAAGGGGATAAAGCCATTTCTGCTTCTAATATTATTGGGCACGGCTGGAAGGGTGAAGGCTACGGTTATGAAACCACCGCGAACAACGGAATTGGTGATACATATGCTGAAGTATCCATTGCAGAACAGCGGATTTGGATTTATAAAAAGGGCAAATTAGTCGTCACAACAAATGTCGTAACTGGCAAACACAGCACCGGTAATGATACATCCAAAGGGGTTTGGTATATCCTCTATAAACGGTCACCATCTATACTAACAGGTAGAGAGCTTGGAGGCGCTAAAACTTACTCCGCAGAAGTGAATTATTGGGCTCCTTTTACAAATGACGGACAAGGATTCCACGATGCCAGCTGGCGCTCCAACTGGTCAAGTAACGCTTATTTAAATGCAGGATCCCATGGCTGCGTAAATACACCGCCAAATCAGATGAAAATCGTGTATGAAAACCTAAGTACCTATGAACCGGTTGTAATTTATTAA